A single Flavobacterium sp. 1 DNA region contains:
- a CDS encoding helix-turn-helix domain-containing protein, whose protein sequence is MAHPKILVIKETEKEIKNLLKQSIPFIGQRLRVLLILKQNEETGISRREVAKLAGVAPNSVQKWRTLYLNSGIDGLIKHGKTGFKPSVFNAAEHTMLETKLNNPQNGLQGYVELKDWIEKETGKSFNYNTLLYYCIRNFKSSVKVARKSHVKKDEDLGSSFKKTSEESVKKQH, encoded by the coding sequence ATGGCACATCCAAAAATTTTGGTAATTAAGGAAACTGAAAAAGAGATTAAAAATCTACTTAAGCAATCTATTCCATTTATTGGACAACGCTTGAGAGTACTTTTAATTTTGAAGCAAAATGAAGAAACAGGGATTTCTAGACGTGAAGTTGCTAAATTAGCAGGGGTTGCCCCAAACAGTGTTCAGAAATGGCGGACATTATACCTCAATTCTGGAATTGATGGTTTGATTAAACATGGAAAAACAGGCTTCAAGCCATCTGTTTTTAATGCTGCTGAACACACGATGTTGGAAACAAAACTCAATAACCCTCAAAATGGGCTTCAAGGTTATGTAGAATTAAAAGATTGGATTGAAAAAGAAACTGGAAAAAGCTTTAATTACAACACCTTGCTTTATTACTGCATCAGAAATTTTAAATCAAGTGTAAAAGTTGCCCGCAAAAGTCATGTCAAAAAAGATGAAGACCTAGGAAGCTCTTTTAAAAAGACTTCGGAAGAATCTGTCAAGAAACAGCACTAA
- a CDS encoding IS630 family transposase has product MCQETALNAVGDFSSVNLYFQDESRFGLFTRNGKSVTAIRVKPICTFQQVFKSTWLSGAFSPITGDHFQLILPHCNTDNFQIFLNNFSKENPKELKIMVLDNGRFHKAKRLIVPENIVLVFLPPYSPELNPAEKMWAKYKREFSNKFYNSIEDVEDFIITAVKNTSKKEVMSICGYAYVFLDQIWSKN; this is encoded by the coding sequence ATCTGTCAAGAAACAGCACTAAATGCTGTAGGCGATTTTAGCTCTGTAAATTTATATTTTCAAGATGAGTCACGTTTTGGCTTATTTACTCGAAATGGAAAATCAGTTACTGCAATTAGGGTTAAACCAATTTGCACTTTCCAACAAGTTTTTAAATCAACATGGCTTTCTGGGGCTTTTTCGCCCATAACAGGGGATCATTTTCAATTAATACTTCCACATTGCAACACTGATAATTTTCAAATTTTTCTAAATAATTTTTCAAAAGAAAACCCCAAAGAACTCAAAATAATGGTATTGGATAATGGGCGATTCCATAAGGCTAAAAGATTGATCGTTCCAGAAAATATTGTTTTGGTTTTCCTGCCACCATATAGCCCGGAACTTAATCCAGCCGAAAAAATGTGGGCAAAATACAAAAGAGAATTTTCTAATAAATTTTATAATTCAATCGAAGATGTAGAAGATTTCATTATTACTGCAGTTAAAAACACAAGTAAAAAAGAGGTAATGAGTATCTGTGGTTATGCCTACGTCTTTTTAGATCAAATTTGGTCTAAAAATTAA
- a CDS encoding HNH endonuclease domain-containing protein — translation MNLPYSDKLPVSKLATSFGNTSATYKFYWLLAILELVEEGQTTIPKRHLFARMIGNAWYTVNYFHVSFGKQDLIQQAVQSILEQEQLTIDTKKSLLLSILENSELKATQQTLYHFNKNVPHWFLSPWFSKVAGENDVAYRKRIYTSSQVFENDCLYALYDEHIVINPNWVDYLKSNAKILKDFIYWNLTLFLQTRNPNVPDIANKLIRPPFRGSLTNQRKNYWDIVFKELGTVDCIFTNTALTIDRYALDHFIPHAFVSHDLIWNLVPIDTSFNSRKSDKLPIMETHFDGFFNLQKTAFEIINHHRPKSKLLEEYLTIYPDLISSNSFDYTKYKESIQPLVTIAHNNGFGYLY, via the coding sequence ATGAATCTTCCTTATTCGGATAAACTTCCTGTCTCTAAACTAGCGACTTCGTTTGGTAATACCTCAGCGACATATAAGTTTTATTGGTTGTTGGCTATTTTGGAACTGGTTGAGGAAGGACAGACAACAATACCGAAGCGGCATTTATTTGCACGGATGATTGGCAATGCGTGGTATACTGTGAATTATTTCCATGTATCATTTGGTAAGCAGGACCTTATACAGCAGGCAGTACAGTCTATATTGGAGCAGGAACAGCTGACTATAGATACTAAGAAAAGTCTATTATTGTCTATTTTAGAAAACTCTGAACTCAAAGCGACACAACAAACCCTTTACCATTTTAATAAAAATGTGCCACATTGGTTTTTATCTCCGTGGTTTAGTAAAGTTGCTGGAGAAAATGATGTTGCTTACAGGAAGCGGATTTATACTTCTTCGCAGGTATTTGAAAATGATTGTTTGTATGCTCTTTATGATGAACATATTGTTATTAACCCCAACTGGGTTGATTACTTAAAGTCAAATGCCAAAATACTAAAGGATTTTATTTATTGGAACCTGACTTTGTTTTTGCAGACCCGTAACCCGAATGTACCGGATATTGCCAATAAATTAATACGACCGCCATTTAGAGGTTCACTCACGAACCAACGCAAGAACTACTGGGATATCGTTTTTAAGGAACTTGGAACTGTGGATTGTATTTTTACCAATACTGCTTTAACTATTGACCGCTACGCATTGGATCATTTTATACCTCATGCTTTTGTATCACATGATTTGATTTGGAATTTGGTACCGATTGATACCAGTTTTAACTCTAGGAAAAGTGATAAGTTACCGATTATGGAAACTCATTTTGACGGCTTTTTTAATCTTCAAAAAACTGCCTTTGAAATTATAAACCATCATCGCCCTAAAAGCAAATTGCTTGAAGAGTATTTGACTATATATCCGGATTTGATCAGTTCTAATAGCTTTGATTATACTAAATATAAGGAAAGTATACAGCCATTAGTTACTATAGCGCATAATAACGGGTTTGGATATTTGTATTAG
- a CDS encoding DUF6088 family protein, whose protein sequence is MNKLQELKKHLKRGKVYRRADLSKWSKSVDRHLDELVQEGTLQKLSQGLYYYPEVTVFGETPPEEEVLVRSFLKDKRFLVTSLNAYNTLGVGTTQLYNCKTVYNHKRHGDFNLGGMTFSFRVKPHFPLKATPEFLLVDLLNNLDQLAEDPNEVVSRVRSKAKTMDAKKLKKSLQEYGSVKAKKMLEPVIAAQYV, encoded by the coding sequence ATGAATAAGTTACAAGAATTAAAGAAACATTTAAAACGAGGAAAAGTATACCGCAGGGCTGATTTATCCAAGTGGTCAAAATCTGTTGACCGTCATTTAGATGAGTTGGTACAGGAAGGCACTTTGCAAAAGCTGTCACAAGGCTTATACTATTATCCTGAAGTAACTGTCTTTGGAGAGACACCTCCCGAAGAAGAAGTGTTGGTGCGTTCTTTTCTTAAAGACAAACGTTTTCTAGTAACTTCCTTAAATGCTTATAACACATTAGGAGTAGGAACTACTCAGTTATACAACTGCAAAACGGTTTACAACCACAAACGCCATGGGGATTTCAACCTCGGTGGCATGACGTTTTCATTTAGGGTAAAACCTCATTTCCCATTAAAGGCCACACCCGAATTTTTATTGGTAGACCTGTTAAACAATCTCGACCAATTAGCTGAAGACCCAAATGAAGTAGTGTCAAGAGTGCGTTCCAAAGCAAAAACAATGGATGCTAAAAAACTAAAAAAATCACTTCAGGAATACGGCAGTGTTAAAGCAAAAAAAATGTTGGAACCTGTTATAGCAGCACAATATGTCTGA
- a CDS encoding nucleotidyl transferase AbiEii/AbiGii toxin family protein gives MSDYLHNHKNFRDLLRIVGAELNIESGLVEKDYWIMHVLNGLKQQGFQFELKGGTSLSKGYGIIHRFSEDIDIHIKPPAEMEINENPNNNKPRNIQKRKDFYDGLKNDIKIDGIISVVRDEAFDDQRQYRSGGIRLHYESKTDAIDGVKEGILLEVGFDTVTPNNPLTISSWAYDKAVQQGVDIIDNRAVDIACYHIGYTFVEKLQTIATKFRQEQEDKEERQNLMRQYYDVYSLLRDDTVKAFIGTEEYQKHKVARFPPKDYGIPIADNEAFLLKNPELRERFIERYKKTAKLYYKGQPDFNELVAEISKWVEKL, from the coding sequence ATGTCTGATTACTTACACAACCACAAAAACTTCCGTGATCTGCTCCGTATTGTAGGAGCAGAATTAAATATCGAATCTGGACTTGTCGAAAAAGACTATTGGATTATGCATGTGTTAAACGGGCTAAAACAACAAGGGTTTCAATTCGAACTCAAAGGAGGTACTTCTCTATCCAAAGGATATGGAATTATACACCGTTTTTCTGAAGACATCGACATCCATATCAAGCCACCGGCTGAAATGGAAATAAATGAAAACCCAAACAACAATAAGCCTCGGAATATTCAAAAAAGAAAAGACTTTTATGATGGATTGAAAAACGATATAAAAATAGACGGAATCATATCAGTCGTAAGAGATGAAGCTTTTGACGACCAAAGGCAATATCGTAGTGGTGGTATAAGATTACATTATGAAAGTAAAACTGATGCTATTGATGGAGTCAAAGAAGGTATATTATTAGAGGTTGGATTTGACACAGTAACACCTAACAATCCACTAACCATTTCTTCCTGGGCTTATGACAAAGCAGTTCAACAAGGCGTAGATATAATTGATAATCGGGCTGTAGATATTGCTTGTTATCACATTGGTTATACTTTTGTTGAAAAACTACAGACTATTGCAACCAAATTTAGACAAGAACAGGAAGACAAAGAAGAAAGGCAAAATTTAATGCGCCAATATTATGATGTCTATAGTCTATTACGAGATGATACTGTAAAAGCATTCATAGGTACAGAAGAATATCAAAAACACAAAGTGGCTCGCTTTCCTCCCAAAGACTATGGAATACCCATTGCTGATAATGAAGCTTTTTTACTGAAGAACCCAGAACTTAGGGAGCGATTTATAGAACGCTATAAAAAAACGGCAAAATTGTATTATAAAGGCCAACCCGACTTTAACGAACTGGTTGCTGAAATAAGTAAATGGGTTGAAAAATTATAA
- a CDS encoding tyrosine-type recombinase/integrase, which translates to MIEKYKEHPLCLSRNAVLPVASNQKMNAYLKEIADLCGFTCELNTHKARRTFGSTVTLNNDVPISVVKEMLGHQSIRQTESYAITTEQTIGREMNNLSSKLRKVNPTIPDEAMSMISKLEKELQKLKEQFGIK; encoded by the coding sequence ATAATCGAGAAGTACAAAGAACATCCGCTCTGCCTTTCAAGAAATGCTGTCCTACCCGTCGCATCTAATCAAAAAATGAATGCTTATCTTAAAGAAATAGCCGATCTATGTGGGTTTACTTGCGAATTGAACACACATAAAGCCAGACGCACTTTTGGCAGCACAGTTACTCTTAATAATGATGTGCCCATTTCCGTAGTAAAAGAGATGCTGGGACACCAGTCAATCCGCCAGACTGAATCGTATGCAATTACCACTGAGCAAACAATTGGCAGGGAAATGAATAACTTGAGTAGCAAGCTGCGTAAAGTCAACCCAACCATACCTGATGAAGCAATGTCTATGATCTCGAAACTGGAAAAAGAATTACAAAAACTTAAAGAACAATTTGGGATTAAATAA
- a CDS encoding site-specific integrase: protein MLESSFGLCFFLKTTKNKSNSRYIYLRVTVDGIPKETSTKRTWDIQRWDQKTERATGNKEDARTLNHFLDALTTRINQFKMDLIYNEKSISAQRIIDFVLGRIVSKAMLLQEFKKHNDEMLALVPQDYALATHKRYETARFHAREFVKYKYATEDIEFRDLDYDFIISYELYLKTVRNCVNNSALKYIACMKKVINRAIDKDIIVQDPFRAFKRKMTKTVKRPLTASELRTLEQVSITTSRLQTVRDIFVFQCYTGLAYIDAYQLRKTDIKIGIDGAQWIMSERQKNRFCNQCSITSQSPRNNREVQRTSALPFKKCCPTRRI, encoded by the coding sequence ATGTTAGAAAGCAGCTTTGGGCTTTGTTTCTTTTTGAAAACAACCAAAAACAAATCAAACAGCAGATATATTTATCTGAGAGTAACAGTAGATGGAATACCTAAAGAGACATCTACTAAAAGGACATGGGACATTCAAAGGTGGGATCAAAAAACAGAAAGAGCAACGGGAAATAAGGAAGATGCCAGGACTCTAAATCATTTTCTTGATGCTCTAACCACTCGGATCAACCAATTTAAAATGGATTTAATTTACAACGAAAAATCGATTTCAGCGCAGCGGATTATTGATTTTGTATTGGGAAGGATAGTTTCAAAAGCAATGCTTCTTCAAGAATTTAAAAAGCATAATGACGAGATGTTGGCACTGGTTCCACAGGATTATGCTTTAGCGACGCACAAACGTTATGAGACAGCAAGATTTCATGCCAGAGAATTTGTAAAATACAAATACGCGACGGAAGATATTGAGTTCAGGGATTTAGATTATGATTTTATCATTAGCTATGAATTATATCTAAAAACCGTACGGAATTGTGTAAATAACTCTGCATTAAAATATATTGCCTGCATGAAAAAGGTAATAAACAGGGCAATTGATAAAGATATAATTGTTCAGGATCCTTTCAGAGCATTCAAGCGTAAAATGACAAAAACTGTCAAAAGACCACTCACCGCGAGTGAACTGCGCACACTCGAACAGGTGAGTATTACAACCTCAAGACTCCAAACAGTTCGGGATATCTTTGTCTTTCAGTGCTATACTGGCCTAGCTTATATTGATGCTTACCAACTTCGGAAGACAGATATAAAAATAGGTATAGATGGAGCGCAATGGATAATGTCCGAAAGACAAAAAAACCGGTTCTGTAACCAATGTTCCATTACTTCCCAAAGCCCTCGAAATAATCGAGAAGTACAAAGAACATCCGCTCTGCCTTTCAAGAAATGCTGTCCTACCCGTCGCATCTAA
- a CDS encoding serine hydrolase, which translates to MNFIKKANILYLLLPIAVLTSCKKESASDEKAAIEIKDSELPKNVLPKMKPMGKETPLTADYIKEKQLRIDSFVRKNWPNNSMNGGFLVAKNGQIIYEKYEGYSNLRDKTPIRDTTSIHIASVSKVLTATAVLKLVNAKRIDLDQKVTDFLPEFPYPEVTVRMLLCHRSGMRSYAYFTDRDKSVWDRHNTLTNQDILTIMGTKHIALEQKTGTRFAYCNTNYAMLALIIEKVTKLSYRDAMAQMIFKPLGMAHTFVLDFDKDKHHVAPSYKASRVEIGIDYLDKIYGDKNIYSTPRDLLKFDRARNSPSFLEPALLAQVFTGYSNERKGTKNYGLGIRMINWDNGKNFYFHNGWWHGFTSSYVTLKDENVTIIALSNKFNRSTYAVRKLAVTFGDYPFKVEDTE; encoded by the coding sequence ATGAATTTTATAAAAAAGGCAAATATACTATATTTACTGCTCCCAATAGCCGTACTGACTTCCTGCAAAAAGGAATCCGCATCTGATGAAAAAGCTGCAATAGAAATAAAAGATTCAGAACTGCCTAAAAACGTTTTGCCCAAAATGAAACCTATGGGTAAGGAAACACCTCTTACCGCTGACTATATAAAGGAAAAACAGCTCAGAATTGATTCTTTTGTTAGAAAAAATTGGCCAAACAACAGTATGAACGGTGGTTTTCTGGTAGCCAAAAATGGTCAGATTATTTATGAAAAATACGAAGGCTATTCGAATTTAAGAGACAAAACACCTATAAGAGATACGACTTCCATTCATATTGCATCGGTTAGTAAAGTTCTTACCGCAACAGCTGTTTTAAAATTAGTCAATGCCAAAAGAATTGATTTAGATCAAAAAGTAACTGATTTTTTACCCGAATTTCCGTATCCGGAGGTTACCGTAAGGATGCTGCTTTGTCATAGAAGCGGTATGCGCAGTTACGCCTATTTTACCGATCGTGACAAAAGTGTTTGGGATAGGCATAATACCTTGACCAACCAAGACATATTGACCATTATGGGTACAAAACATATTGCTTTGGAACAAAAAACCGGTACCCGATTTGCTTATTGCAATACTAATTATGCGATGCTGGCTTTGATTATTGAAAAAGTAACCAAGCTTTCCTATAGAGATGCGATGGCTCAAATGATTTTTAAGCCTCTGGGAATGGCACATACTTTTGTTTTAGATTTTGATAAAGACAAACACCATGTAGCACCATCTTATAAAGCCAGCAGAGTCGAAATTGGAATTGATTATCTAGACAAAATTTATGGCGATAAAAACATCTACTCTACTCCTAGAGATTTATTAAAATTTGACAGAGCTAGAAATTCACCATCCTTTTTGGAACCTGCACTATTAGCACAAGTTTTTACTGGATACAGTAATGAAAGAAAAGGAACCAAAAATTATGGATTGGGAATCCGAATGATCAATTGGGATAATGGCAAGAATTTTTATTTTCACAACGGCTGGTGGCATGGTTTTACTTCTTCGTATGTTACTTTGAAAGATGAAAATGTTACTATAATTGCTTTATCCAATAAATTCAACAGAAGCACTTATGCCGTTCGAAAACTGGCTGTTACATTTGGTGATTATCCGTTTAAAGTCGAGGATACTGAGTAA
- a CDS encoding NAD(P)-dependent oxidoreductase: MKFGIIKERKNPPDRRVVFSPNELAKIKQLYPSCTVKVESSDIRIFTDVQYQSMGIEVTNDVSDCDVLFGVKEVPVDDLIPNKSYFFFSHTIKKQPHNRKLLQAVLEKNIDLYDHETIIDSHNRRLIGFGRYAGFVGTYNAFRAFGIKFELFKMPKAETLSGKDALITHLKRQVLPPLKIVVTGTGKVGNGAKEILDAMKIKEVSVENYLTKNFTQAVYTQIDVLDYNKRKDGQVLDFTDFHNNPSEYVSDFERFTKVSDIYITGHFHANDAPAILTREMLQANDCKIKIVADISCDVNGPIACTLRSSTIAEPLYGYLPSENKEVDVFHPAAIVVMAVDNLPCELPKDASEGFGEMFSEHVIPAFFNGDKDGILKRAKMTENGKLTERFSYLQDYVDGK; encoded by the coding sequence ATGAAATTCGGAATTATTAAAGAAAGAAAAAACCCGCCTGACCGCAGAGTTGTTTTTTCTCCCAATGAATTAGCCAAAATAAAACAGCTGTATCCTAGTTGTACTGTAAAAGTAGAAAGTTCCGATATCCGTATTTTTACAGATGTTCAATATCAAAGCATGGGAATTGAAGTGACCAATGATGTCAGTGATTGTGATGTGCTTTTTGGTGTAAAAGAAGTCCCTGTAGACGATTTGATTCCTAATAAGTCCTATTTCTTTTTCTCGCATACCATCAAAAAACAGCCACATAACCGAAAATTACTGCAGGCTGTTTTAGAAAAAAATATAGACTTGTATGATCACGAAACTATTATTGATTCTCACAACCGAAGATTAATTGGTTTTGGGAGATATGCTGGATTTGTTGGTACTTACAATGCTTTTCGCGCTTTCGGGATCAAATTTGAATTGTTCAAAATGCCAAAAGCCGAGACGCTTTCCGGCAAAGATGCCTTAATTACCCATTTAAAAAGGCAGGTTTTGCCACCACTAAAAATTGTGGTTACAGGAACTGGAAAAGTCGGGAATGGAGCCAAAGAAATTCTGGATGCGATGAAAATCAAAGAAGTTTCGGTTGAAAATTATTTGACCAAAAATTTCACTCAAGCCGTTTATACACAGATTGATGTTTTGGATTATAATAAAAGAAAAGACGGGCAGGTATTAGATTTTACCGATTTTCACAATAATCCGTCCGAATATGTTTCTGATTTTGAACGATTCACGAAAGTTTCCGATATCTATATCACAGGTCATTTTCATGCCAATGATGCTCCAGCGATTCTAACCCGCGAAATGCTTCAAGCGAATGACTGCAAAATAAAAATAGTAGCCGATATTTCCTGTGATGTCAATGGTCCTATCGCCTGTACGCTGCGTTCCTCAACGATTGCCGAGCCTTTGTACGGTTATCTGCCAAGCGAAAATAAAGAAGTAGACGTTTTTCATCCCGCTGCGATAGTGGTTATGGCTGTCGATAATCTGCCTTGCGAACTGCCAAAAGACGCCAGTGAAGGTTTTGGCGAAATGTTTTCAGAGCATGTTATTCCCGCCTTTTTTAACGGCGACAAAGACGGCATCCTCAAAAGAGCAAAAATGACTGAGAACGGTAAACTTACCGAACGTTTCAGCTATCTGCAGGATTATGTGGATGGGAAATAA
- the fumC gene encoding class II fumarate hydratase has product MNFRTEKDTMGEVQVPSDRYWGAQTERSRNNFKIGSPASMPKAIIEGFAYLKKAAAYTNCELGVLSTEKRDYIALACDEILAGKLSEEFPLVIWQTGSGTQSNMNVNEVIANRVQVLKGLNIADDKPFIKANDDVNKSQSSNDTFPTAMHIAAYKTVVENTIPNIQKLRDTLQKKAAEFKSVVKIGRTHLMDATPLTLGQEISGYAAQLDFGLKAVKNTLPHLSEIALGGTAVGTGLNTPKGYDTKVAEYISQFTGHPFVTASNKFEALAAHDAIVETHGALKQLAVSLNKIANDIRMLASGPRSGIGEILIPENEPGSSIMPGKVNPTQCEALTMVCAQVIGNDMAITIGGMQGQYELNVFKPMMAANFLQSAELLGDVCHSFDIHCAQGIEPNYKRIEELVNNSLMLVTALNTKIGYYKSAEIAQTAHKNGTTLKEEAVRLGYVTPEEFDEWVKPEDMV; this is encoded by the coding sequence ATGAACTTTAGAACCGAAAAAGACACTATGGGCGAAGTACAGGTTCCCTCCGACAGATATTGGGGAGCACAAACCGAACGTTCCCGAAACAATTTCAAGATTGGGTCGCCTGCATCCATGCCAAAAGCTATTATTGAAGGTTTTGCCTATCTCAAAAAAGCTGCTGCTTATACCAATTGTGAATTAGGTGTTTTATCCACAGAAAAAAGGGATTATATAGCTTTGGCATGCGATGAAATCTTGGCAGGAAAACTTTCTGAGGAATTTCCGCTGGTGATTTGGCAGACCGGTTCTGGTACGCAAAGCAATATGAATGTTAATGAAGTGATTGCTAATCGGGTTCAGGTTTTAAAAGGGCTGAATATTGCTGATGACAAACCATTTATCAAAGCCAATGACGATGTCAACAAATCACAATCGTCTAATGATACTTTTCCAACGGCTATGCACATTGCGGCTTACAAAACTGTAGTTGAAAATACTATCCCAAATATTCAAAAATTAAGAGATACACTTCAAAAAAAAGCTGCCGAATTTAAATCGGTTGTCAAAATTGGACGCACTCATTTGATGGATGCCACTCCCCTTACCTTGGGACAGGAAATTTCGGGTTATGCCGCGCAATTGGATTTTGGTTTGAAAGCCGTAAAGAACACATTGCCACACTTATCCGAAATAGCTTTGGGCGGTACAGCAGTAGGAACTGGTTTAAATACTCCAAAGGGATACGACACAAAAGTAGCCGAATATATTTCTCAATTTACAGGCCATCCTTTTGTGACTGCTTCCAATAAATTTGAAGCATTGGCAGCACACGATGCAATTGTAGAAACCCATGGTGCGCTGAAACAGTTAGCCGTTTCTTTAAACAAAATTGCCAATGATATTCGGATGCTGGCTTCGGGTCCTCGTTCTGGCATCGGCGAAATCCTTATTCCTGAAAATGAACCTGGTTCCTCCATTATGCCTGGAAAAGTAAACCCTACACAATGCGAAGCACTGACGATGGTTTGCGCCCAGGTGATTGGGAATGACATGGCGATTACCATTGGCGGTATGCAGGGCCAATATGAACTGAATGTTTTTAAACCGATGATGGCTGCCAACTTTTTACAATCGGCGGAATTGCTGGGAGATGTCTGCCATTCATTCGACATTCATTGTGCGCAGGGAATTGAACCTAATTACAAACGCATTGAGGAATTGGTTAATAACTCTTTGATGCTGGTTACAGCTTTGAACACCAAAATCGGATATTATAAATCGGCAGAAATTGCACAGACGGCTCACAAAAATGGAACTACCCTTAAAGAAGAAGCGGTACGATTAGGCTATGTAACTCCCGAAGAATTTGACGAATGGGTGAAACCAGAGGATATGGTTTAG